One window of the Diospyros lotus cultivar Yz01 chromosome 12, ASM1463336v1, whole genome shotgun sequence genome contains the following:
- the LOC127787337 gene encoding agamous-like MADS-box protein AGL62 — protein sequence MARKSKGRQKVEMTRMSKESNLLVTFSKRRSGLFKKASELCTLCGAEIAIIVFSPGKKAFSFGHPCVDTIIDRFLSRSASTGSGATAQMVEAHRNASVRELNAQLTEVMNQLEGEKKRGEELMGGKARKERCWWEAPIQELGMQQLEQLKAAMEDLKKNVTKQVEKAAAANNNNNNVNVAPPSFFIGSSSSTAADVDVKLSAGHGLGLSMTPQGYTLGYGYGRGFF from the coding sequence ATGGCAAGGAAGAGCAAGGGTCGGCAGAAGGTCGAGATGACTAGAATGTCGAAAGAAAGCAACCTGCTGGTGACCTTCTCAAAGCGGCGTTCCGGCCTCTTCAAGAAGGCAAGCGAACTCTGCACCCTCTGCGGGGCCGAAATCGCCATAATCGTCTTCTCTCCTGGCAAGAAAGCCTTCTCATTCGGGCACCCCTGCGTGGACACCATCATCGACCGGTTCCTGAGCCGGAGTGCTAGCACCGGCAGCGGAGCCACTGCCCAGATGGTGGAGGCGCACCGCAATGCGAGCGTGCGGGAACTGAACGCGCAGCTGACGGAGGTGATGAACCAGTTGGAGGGGGAAAAGAAGCGGGGAGAAGAGCTGATGGGCGGGAAGGCGAGGAAAGAGAGGTGTTGGTGGGAGGCTCCCATTCAGGAGCTTGGGATGCAGCAACTGGAGCAGTTGAAGGCGGCGATGGAGGATCTGAAGAAGAATGTGACCAAACAAGTCGAGAAGGCCGCCGctgctaacaacaacaacaataacgtCAACGTCGCtcctccttccttcttcatcGGGAGCTCAAGCTCCACCGCCGCTGATGTTGACGTTAAGCTGTCTGCTGGACATGGCTTGGGTCTCTCCATGACTCCACAAGGCTACACTCTAGGCTATGGCTACGGACGTGGCTTCTTctga